The Chitinophaga sp. H8 genome contains a region encoding:
- the hppD gene encoding 4-hydroxyphenylpyruvate dioxygenase, producing METAVSNAATLQDQHDFLPLNGTDYIEFYVGNAKQAAHYYKTAFGFQSVAYAGPETGVKDRVSYVLIQNKIRFVLTTPLFPGNEISRHIDKHGDGVRVLALWVDDARAAFEETVKRGAEPFMQPTLEKDEHGEVVRSGIRIYGDTVHLFVERKKYNGPFLPGFKEWKTTYNPANTGLQYVDHCVGNVGWNEMNTWVGFYERVMGFRNLISFDDKDISTEYTALMSKVMSNGNGRVKFPINEPAEGKKKSQIEEYLDFYGGPGVQHVAIATNDIIETVGELQKRGVEFLTVPASYYTTLKERVGEIDEDIRPLQELGILVDRDDEGYLLQIFTKPIQDRPTIFFEIIQRKGAKSFGKGNFKALFESIEREQALRGNL from the coding sequence ATGGAAACTGCAGTTAGTAATGCGGCCACTTTACAGGACCAGCACGACTTTTTACCATTGAACGGCACTGATTATATCGAATTTTATGTGGGGAATGCCAAACAGGCTGCCCATTATTATAAAACCGCATTTGGTTTTCAATCTGTCGCCTATGCCGGCCCGGAAACTGGCGTGAAAGACCGTGTATCTTATGTACTTATTCAAAATAAGATCCGTTTTGTTTTAACCACGCCTTTATTCCCGGGTAATGAAATCTCCCGGCATATTGATAAGCATGGCGATGGAGTGCGGGTGCTGGCACTCTGGGTAGATGATGCCCGCGCTGCTTTTGAAGAAACCGTAAAAAGAGGGGCAGAGCCTTTTATGCAGCCTACCCTGGAAAAAGACGAACATGGGGAAGTGGTGCGCAGCGGTATCCGTATCTATGGGGATACCGTACACCTCTTCGTGGAAAGAAAAAAATACAATGGTCCTTTCCTCCCCGGCTTTAAAGAATGGAAAACAACTTACAATCCTGCCAACACCGGATTGCAGTATGTAGACCATTGCGTAGGTAATGTAGGCTGGAATGAAATGAATACCTGGGTAGGATTCTATGAGCGGGTAATGGGCTTCCGTAATCTGATCTCTTTTGACGATAAAGACATTTCTACCGAATACACGGCCCTGATGAGTAAGGTAATGAGCAACGGTAACGGCCGCGTTAAATTCCCCATCAACGAACCGGCAGAAGGTAAAAAGAAATCCCAGATAGAAGAATACCTGGACTTCTATGGTGGCCCGGGGGTACAGCACGTGGCCATCGCTACCAATGATATCATCGAAACCGTAGGTGAGCTGCAAAAGAGAGGCGTGGAATTTCTGACAGTTCCGGCATCCTATTATACCACCCTGAAAGAAAGGGTAGGCGAAATAGATGAAGATATCCGCCCGCTGCAGGAACTGGGTATCCTGGTAGACCGGGATGATGAAGGGTATCTCCTGCAGATCTTTACCAAACCCATACAGGACCGCCCTACCATATTCTTTGAAATCATCCAGCGCAAAGGCGCCAAATCTTTCGGGAAAGGCAATTTTAAAGCACTCTTTGAATCTATCGAAAGAGAACAGGCATTGCGCGGTAACTTATAA
- a CDS encoding L,D-transpeptidase family protein, which yields MKRLLVIALALLGASEIYGQQSFLDNQKLFPKVGEAYREKEDLLKKEFEKKGLTYPAKYIFIRSFKLDSEMEVWVKNNVADTFRLFKSYRVCTLSGKMGPKRKEGDRQVPEGFYYINDFNPNSNYHLSLGINYPNFSDKILSDQKKPGGEIYIHGSCITIGCIPLTDEFINEVYILAVNAKNAGQDFIPVHVFPVKFGNTRSLDYLGTVSLTDNSSQQFWVELKTAYDYFEKHHKLPVVLVDNKGKYIL from the coding sequence ATGAAGCGGTTATTAGTTATAGCGCTGGCGCTGTTGGGAGCGAGTGAGATATATGGTCAGCAATCCTTTCTGGACAACCAGAAGCTGTTCCCGAAAGTAGGGGAAGCCTACCGGGAAAAAGAGGATCTGCTGAAAAAGGAATTTGAAAAGAAGGGACTTACCTATCCGGCAAAATACATCTTCATCCGTTCCTTTAAGCTGGACAGCGAAATGGAGGTATGGGTGAAAAATAATGTGGCGGATACTTTCCGGCTCTTTAAAAGCTACCGGGTATGTACCCTGTCGGGCAAAATGGGGCCTAAACGCAAGGAAGGCGACAGGCAGGTGCCGGAAGGGTTTTATTACATCAACGACTTTAACCCTAACAGCAACTACCACCTCTCTCTAGGAATCAATTATCCTAACTTTTCAGATAAGATCCTGAGCGATCAAAAAAAGCCGGGAGGAGAAATCTATATCCATGGCAGCTGTATTACAATTGGTTGTATTCCGCTGACAGACGAATTTATCAATGAAGTATATATCCTGGCCGTAAACGCCAAAAATGCCGGACAGGACTTCATTCCGGTACATGTGTTCCCGGTTAAATTTGGTAACACCCGGTCATTGGATTACCTGGGTACAGTATCGCTCACCGACAACTCTTCCCAGCAATTCTGGGTAGAGCTGAAAACAGCTTACGACTACTTTGAGAAACATCATAAACTACCGGTAGTACTGGTAGATAATAAAGGGAAATACATCCTGTAA
- a CDS encoding gluconate 2-dehydrogenase subunit 3 family protein: MNRREAIRNVALLLGTAISASTLSALQGCTGSAPKNYVLQQPETKSLLAEIAETIIPETDTPGAKAAKVEDFIVTMMNDCYKPEDQKVFLEGLKKIDEASDAKFKKTFINITPEQRTELLTEIDKERVAYNKRENKKPEEPTHYFQFMKELTLLGYFTSEPGATKALRYVPVPGKYEGCVPYKKGDKAWA; the protein is encoded by the coding sequence ATGAACAGAAGAGAAGCTATAAGGAACGTAGCCCTTTTATTGGGTACAGCTATTTCTGCTTCCACGTTATCAGCGTTGCAGGGATGTACGGGTTCCGCACCGAAAAACTACGTGTTACAGCAACCGGAAACCAAATCGTTGCTGGCGGAGATCGCTGAAACCATCATCCCGGAAACGGATACGCCGGGAGCTAAAGCGGCCAAAGTAGAAGACTTCATTGTTACGATGATGAATGACTGCTACAAACCCGAAGATCAGAAAGTGTTCCTGGAGGGGTTGAAAAAAATAGATGAAGCTAGTGACGCCAAATTCAAGAAAACATTCATCAACATCACACCGGAACAACGCACAGAGCTGCTCACGGAAATTGATAAAGAGCGGGTAGCTTATAATAAGCGCGAAAACAAAAAGCCGGAAGAGCCTACCCACTACTTCCAGTTTATGAAGGAACTGACCCTGTTAGGGTATTTCACCTCTGAACCTGGTGCTACCAAAGCATTACGTTATGTACCGGTACCCGGAAAATATGAAGGTTGTGTACCTTACAAAAAAGGCGATAAAGCCTGGGCATA